The Dethiosulfovibrio salsuginis genome contains the following window.
GACGACGCAGAGGGAGTTGGAGCGACAGGAGGTTCGGGAAAAGCCAGGTCCGGCAATCCGTAAAATCCAGCGAGAGATCCAAAGCCCTTAGGGAATCCCTGGGCCTCCACGGAGAAACGCCACTTGCCCGATTTTCGGTATATCTCCAGCAAAACTCCGTCTTTAGCCCCCTCCAGATCGGCCCCTAGATCGCAGGTATCGGAGAAAGAACCGCAGTCCACCTTCATAGAACAGGCTGAGGAAATTTGGGGGGACCGATAGGCCAGGGCGATCCTGTCCACAGAAGGAGGAACCGACGAAAGGGACAGGGATACCGCCCCCTCTCCCTTAAGGTCTAAAAAACCGGGGAAAGGGTTGTTCCAGGATAGGGCGACTTTATCCGGTCCCGAGGCTTTGGAGTTTTCGTCCAGCAGGAAACAGACCATATCGGCCTTAACGCCCAAGAGGGAGACACGAACCGTGTCTCCCTCCAGTACCTGCCTCTGTCCTTTTACCAGCATAGGCCGATCCTACTGGACCAGGCTATCCAGTTTCGACTTGAGCTCAGGGCTTATGGAACTGGCCTTCTCCGACAGGGCGAGAAGCACGGCCTTCTCTACGTCGTCCAGTTTTCCGTCCCCTTCGATCATGGCGACAAGCCACTTGCCCTCGTCGTCGTCGACGGAGCCCGGGCTTTTCTCGTCGTCCAGGAGGTAACTGACTATGGCCTCCACCATGAGATCCTTCCACTGAGGGCAGTTGGCCTTACCGGATACTGCGTCGTTGAGGGAGAACAGGAACTCAGCCTCCTCTTTATCGATAACTCCGTCCTCGAAGATGACTTCCTTTATACGAGCCACTTCCTGCTCGTCAATTACTCCATCCGCCAATATCTCATCGGCGAAGGCCTTCAGATCGACTTTTGACATATTCGTTACCTCCTTTAAACGTTCACGCCGTAGTTTCTGGCGAGAGGGGCGAGTCCGCCAGCGTAACCCTGACCGACTGCTCTGAACTTCCACTCCGCTCCGTGACGATAGACCTCGCCAAAGGTCATGGCGGTATCGGTGCTGGCGTCCTCGGAGAGGTCAAATCTAGCTATCTCGACGTTGTTAGTCTTGTTGACTATGCGGATAAAGGCGTTCCTGACCATGCCGAAGTTCTGCTTTCTAGTCTCCGCCTCGTGGATGGTTACGGTGAAGGCGAGTTTCTGGACGTCTCCGGGGACGAGATCCAGCTTTACGATCAGCGACTCGTCGTCTCCCTCCCCCTCGCCGGTGAGATTATCGCCGGTGTGCTCCACCGAGCCACAGCTTGACTTCAGGTTGTTGTAGAAGATAAAATCACTGTCTACTCTGACTTTATCTCCCTCTTTGAGCATAAAACAGGATGCGTCGAGGTCGAAATCGGCACCGTCGGTGGCCCTGGCGTCCCAGCCAAGTCCTACGGTAATTTCTTTGAGGCCAGGGGCCTCTTTCGAGAGGGATACGTTGCCGCCTTTGCTTAGGGATATTGCCATATTAAAATGCACCTCCAGTTATTTTTTTACAGCTCGCTACCTTTTAGCGGGAAGGAGAGGCCCCACCCACTGTCCGAACACCTGAGGGTTCCGTGTCTGGATAAGGATATTGCCCGGCCCTCTGAACCGGCAGACCAGCCCTTCACCGGAGGTAAAGGAGGAGATCCAGCCCGATGAGGACGCTTTTTCGATCCGGTAGTCCATGTGCTCCGGCCAGGCCACAAGATGTTTGTTGTCTATAATTATCTCCTGTCCCTGCTCCAGGGAGACAAGGTGTATCGCTCCGAAGGACTCCAGGAAGAGGACCCCAGTCCCCTGAGCCTTCAGAACGAAAAACCCCTCTCCGCTGAAGAGACCTTTGCTGAGGTTCTGGCAGGTGGTGCTTATATCGACGCCCTCGGTGGACGCTAGGAAGCCGCCCTTTTGAACCAGATAGGGAGTTCCGTCCATCTCCAGATCCGCTATGTCTCCAGGGCACTCAGGGGCAAAACATACCTTGCCGTCCCCTCTCGCCGCCGTAACCATCTGGAAAAAGAACGATTCTCCCGATAGCATCCTTCCGAGCGCCCCCAACATACCTCCGCTGAGGCTACCTTTGACGTCCATAGTGGTATCCATGTAGACCATGGCGTCGGACTGGGCCTTTATGGTCTGACCTGCTTTGAGATCCATAAGGAGCATTGGGAAAGCCCCTCCTCTATGGAGTATCTCGTAGGATAAACCTGAATGGTGCTCCATATCATCACCTCTACACTCTAAAGGATTATCGGATTCTTCACCGTCCTGGATTAGTATGACACAAACACTCCGGCCTAAGCAAGGGCAAATATGCTATAAGAAGGTTGTGCTATTCAACTCAGGTAGAGAACCTCTCGTTCTGGTATACTTAGCCAAAGGGAAAACGGACTTTAGTCCTCTTACGGTGATCCTTTGCGCTCTTACGATAGAGGCTTAGGAACCATAGTGGGGATAGCTATTCAGAAAGGATCGAAGTCTAAATGGAAAATATCGCCGACGTAATCAACGCCCAGATAGAGACTATCTTCAAAGACAAGGGATACCGTCCCTGCACCACCCCTGACGGCAAAATCTTAGTCGTAGATCAGGACTTCACGACCCACTATAAACTGGACATCTCCTTCAACAACAGCGACTTCAGCTGTATCGTCCTCAGGAGAAAGAACGGCTCTTTAGGGGATCTGAAAAACTTCAACGTCCCCTGGACGAGCGGAAAGGAGATCAGAGAGTTTCTCCAGTATCTGATCTCTATGGAATGAGGTTCTCTCATGAACTATAAGCTGAAAAAATCCATATATTTGATAGTTTTTATGGCTTTTTTTGTAGCAGGACAGGCCTCTGGAGACATGAGAAAGGCCGTCACCGCCTACAACGAGAAAAAATTTGACGAGGCCGCGGCCCTGCTGCTCCCGGAGGCAAAAAAAGGGACCGCCTTAGCCCAGAGTACGTTGGGGTATCTGTACGACCAGGGCAAAGGGGTATCTATGGATAAAGGCGAGGCCAGGAGATGGTACAAGGCCGCTGCGGAACAGGGAGATACAGGGGCCCAGTACAACCTAGGTCTGATGTGCCGAGACGGAGAAGGCGGCCCAGTGGACGTAGATCAGGCCGTAGGGTGGATAACCAAAGCGGCAAAAAAGGACCACGAGGCCGCCCAGCTAACCTTAGGGCTGATGCTCCTCAAGTCACAGGAGGAGAACCCTGAAAAAGCGTTAAAAGGGGTTGATTGGCTGAAAAAAGCGGCGGAAAAAGAGAACCCTTCGGCGCTCTACAACCTAGGAAGGGTCTTTCTCCATGGAGATCTGGTAGAGGAGGACCGCACAAAGGGCAGAGAACTGCTCCACAAGGCGGCTGAGAAGGGCCATATATACGCCCAGCTGGATCTAGGGCTCCTCCTGGAGGAAGAGGCAACGTCCACAGCACAGGAGGCGGAATACTGGCTAAACCTCGCCTCTAAAGAAGGGTACGACGACGCCCAGCTATCCTACGGACTTTTCCTAATACGTCAGGAGAGGGAGGAAGAGGGAGCGGACTGGATCCGCCGTGCCGCAGAACGAGGTAACCCACAGGCCAGATACGTGATGGGACAGATGTGCCGACAGAAGGACGGCTCCCTTAAAGAAGCGGTCTCCTGGTACTCTTTGGCCGCTAGACAGGGACACGGACCGGCTCAGTACGCCCTGGCGGTCATGTACGAGGAGGGCCTAGGGGTCGATAGAGACCGATCTTTAGCGGCACTGTGGTACAAAAGGGCGGCGGATAAGGGAGTCGCCGAAGCCCAGTATTCTCTGGGAATTATGCTAAGAGACGGCGAACCACTTCCACAGGACGACGAGGAATCGCTGAGATGGATAACCGCCGCATCCGATCAGGGGCTACCGGAGGCCCAGTACACTTTGGGCGTCATGTACAGAGATGGGGATGGTCTACCAAGAGACCCAGCCAAAGCCTTCGATCTTATAAGGGAAGCCTCCGAAACCGGATCTCCAGAGGCCCTTTCCTCTCTAGGGGTTATGTACCTACAGGGGATGGGCACCACGAGGGACGTAGAGGAAGCGATCAGCAACTTTGAGAAAGCCGGCCTTGCGGGATACGAACCAGCCCAGTACAACTTAGGGCTCCTTTACGCCAGAGGCGAGGGAGTAGAGAGGGATATGGCCCGGGCGGCTATGTGGTTCAGAAAAGCGGCCCTTCAGGGCCACTCGGACGCCCAATGTAACCTGGGAGTTCAGTATTTCCAGGGCAACGGAGTCTTAAAATTGCCGAACTCGGCGGTCTCGTGGCTCTCTCGAGCGGCGGCCCAGGAGGACCATCAGGCATTATTTAACTTAGGACTCATGTACGATGAAGGCATAGGGATACCTAGGGACAGGGAGAAGGCTATAGGCCTCTACGAAAGGTCCGCCAGATTGGGCAACCTGGACAGTATTTACTCCCTCGGATGCCTTTACGCTGGAGACGACGGAGGCCCTGTCAGAGAGATACCTGCCTTAAACCTCCTACACAGAGGAGCTACTATGGGGGACAGAAAGGCGCAGCTGAGGCTCGGCATAGCCTACAGAGACGGCAGGCTCCTGACCCCCGATCCCTCCGAGGCGGCCAAATGGATCAGGGCTTCCGCATCTCAGGGATCTCCGTCGGCCCAGTTCGCCCTTGGAGGTCTGTATCTAAAGGGAGAAGGGGTTATCCTAAGCCGCCCTGCCGCCATCCGGTGGTTTTCCAAAGCGGCGGAGCAAGGACACGTCCAGGCCCAGTACAACCTGGCTCTCTGTCTCAAAGAGGAAAAAGAGGACGACCAGGCGGTGCTTAAGTGGCTAAAGATGGCCGCCGCCGCCGGTTACGCACCGGCCCAATGCGATCTAGGACTGGCCTACCTGGAAGGCCAGTGGGTGCCAAAGTGCGACGAACAGGCGTTAAAGTGGTTCTCTATGGCGGCAAAACAGTCGTACACCCCAGCCCAGTATAACCTGGGGGTTCTATACCACTACGGAGGAACTACTCTAGAGCCCAATGAGGCGAAAGCCTCTAAGTGGCTTGACCAAGCGGCCCGCAACGGAAACGAAAAGGCCCATAAAATACTGAAGCAGATGACAGAGGAAGAAGATCAAGAAAAGCCCGACAGTCAGTCAATCCCATTGGCGGAGATCGTCGATATCCCCGTATCCAGCTCTCAGGGAGATATAACCCCCGATCTGCCGATCAAACCCAGTAAAGAAGAAACAGAATCGGGAGACCTTAAGGTCTCCCGATTCTGTTTCTTCTTTATATCGGCTCTCCAGAGATACTACTCTACCGAGATTGGCTTTGAGGATTCCCAGAGACCGTGGATATTGCAGGAAGAGGTAGCTATAAGGGTGCCTGCCGCGGCGAGCTTGAGTCGGACGGTGCCGAAGGTATCGGTGAAAACCGGCCCCTCGTTGGCCCCTTTTACGGAAGCGCCGTGGCCGTCGAACCTGAGCTCCGCCACCTCATACACAAACTTGTCCCCTTCGGGCTTGAAGTAGAGCTTTATCCAGCAGATATGGTGTTCTGTGGTGTTAGGATGAGCTATCTCTTTGCCCACCGAAAGGGTTACGTCGAAAAGCTCTCCGGCGGAGACCTTCTCAGGTGCCTCTATTACAGGAACGTGTTTCTCGCCTTTCCAATCCCCCGACTGAATCAATTCTCCGATTTTCACGTCACATACCTCCTTCTTCTCAATGCGAAAATTAACCGCTATAGGGAATCTCTAAAAACTCACCTTCGAGTACCCTCGGAGAGATCGTTCCGTCGGAACGATCTCTCCGAGGATCATAGTTTCAGAGATACCTTGTCTCTATTATGAACTCAAAAGCGAGCAAATGCAAGTGTTTTTGTAGGATTTATTTAGAGCTGCCCCAAGAGGACGCCGATATCCTGATCCAGTGGGATCTTCCCGAACTATCCAAAGCCCCTATACGATGTTTTCCAGGGGAGAGGGTCCAGAAAAGGGGCTTTGACGGCTCTGACTCGCCTATGAACCTGCCCTCGACGTACCACCACACCTTTCCCCTCGCCCCTTCTACAGAGAGGGGGACCCTGGGGGCCTCTCCCCAAGGGGGTATCACGTATACCGCCCCCTCCAGAGGGGAGACTATCCTGAAAGGAGGAAGTTTATCCTCTCCTAATCCATCGAGCTCCGGCGGCAAGACCGTTACGATCTCGCCACCTCTCCATCGATGTAAGGTGCAGGTAGAGGAGGGAGATACGCCGTCGATAAACCAGGCCTCCGTCCTGTGAGGGCAGGCGGAGTTAGGAGGAAGTCCCGACAGGGAACAGACGGTCCTCTGGGCCACTCCATCAGGGGCGGAGGGCATAGATCCCCCCAAAGCAGCCATGACCTCGACGAGCATCGGAACCGCCGCCGATAGGCCTACTAGCTCAGGATGGGGAGCACCTGTAGGGTCTCCCATCCACACCACCACCGTCCAGACCTCGTTCCATCCGATCGCCCAGGCGTCCCTCAAACCGTAGGAGGTTCCCGTCTTAAAGGCCATGGAGGCTTTTTCTCCCAGAAATCGTCTCGCCTCCTGGGATAGCCTGGAACGATCGGTCAATATAGATCCGGTTAGGTAGGAGCTCTCCGGTGAAAAGGGCGACTGGGCTGATTCTAACTCCTCTTGCTCCATAAACTTCAGGGGCCTGTAGCACCATGAAGCCAGAGTAAGATAGGCTTGAGCCATCTCGAGGGGAGAGACCTCGCAACCTCCTAGGATCAGGGAATCTCCGTAGTGAGCTCCATCTTCCTTAAGACCTTTAAAACCCAAATTTCTTAAACGGTGTAGAAATCTCTCAACCCCGACCATCCTCAGGGCCCTGACCGCCGGGACGTTGAGGGATTGGGCCAGTGCCTGGGCCATAGAGACGGGCCCCCGGTAGCGAAGATCGAAGTTTCTAGGAGCCCTTCCCGCCATGGAAAGAGGGGTGTCCGCCATGAGAGACGATGGGGAGAGAAGGCCGTCGTCCATGGCCATGGCGAACACAAAGGGCTTGAGGGCCGACCCTGGAGATCTGTTAGAGGACGCACAGTCCACCCACTCCCAAGGGGCAGGATCTCCAAAGCGACCGTTACCTACGTACCCTCTTATCGCCCCGGTCGAGTTCTCGACCACCACCGCCGAGGCGGTTATATCCCTCGG
Protein-coding sequences here:
- a CDS encoding tellurite resistance TerB family protein — its product is MSKVDLKAFADEILADGVIDEQEVARIKEVIFEDGVIDKEEAEFLFSLNDAVSGKANCPQWKDLMVEAIVSYLLDDEKSPGSVDDDEGKWLVAMIEGDGKLDDVEKAVLLALSEKASSISPELKSKLDSLVQ
- a CDS encoding TerD family protein, producing MAISLSKGGNVSLSKEAPGLKEITVGLGWDARATDGADFDLDASCFMLKEGDKVRVDSDFIFYNNLKSSCGSVEHTGDNLTGEGEGDDESLIVKLDLVPGDVQKLAFTVTIHEAETRKQNFGMVRNAFIRIVNKTNNVEIARFDLSEDASTDTAMTFGEVYRHGAEWKFRAVGQGYAGGLAPLARNYGVNV
- a CDS encoding TIGR00266 family protein, whose product is MEHHSGLSYEILHRGGAFPMLLMDLKAGQTIKAQSDAMVYMDTTMDVKGSLSGGMLGALGRMLSGESFFFQMVTAARGDGKVCFAPECPGDIADLEMDGTPYLVQKGGFLASTEGVDISTTCQNLSKGLFSGEGFFVLKAQGTGVLFLESFGAIHLVSLEQGQEIIIDNKHLVAWPEHMDYRIEKASSSGWISSFTSGEGLVCRFRGPGNILIQTRNPQVFGQWVGPLLPAKR
- a CDS encoding class II SORL domain-containing protein, translated to MKIGELIQSGDWKGEKHVPVIEAPEKVSAGELFDVTLSVGKEIAHPNTTEHHICWIKLYFKPEGDKFVYEVAELRFDGHGASVKGANEGPVFTDTFGTVRLKLAAAGTLIATSSCNIHGLWESSKPISVE
- the pbpC gene encoding penicillin-binding protein 1C, with amino-acid sequence MKKALFYGALTIALVAILWEGASRVVSPLPVGQALYVPPAPWVIDREDVPLWVGLNDEDQVSIPISLDLMGKWLPTVLVEVEDRRFWSHKGVDWLGIIRATAQNVYRRRIVSGGSTLTSQLVRMTLPRERSFYAKLIEFLQAVQLERSSDKRSLLEAYLNKAPFGGNLQGVAAGALGWWGKRPSDLSLSEAALLVAMLKGPTRYRPDIYPERAKARRDGIIQGLVSRGIISPSQGALSMAEALPERISLPRDNFLFVSQVLSRRPEGGRSTLDRGIQATLSRRIHLGLRELPRDITASAVVVENSTGAIRGYVGNGRFGDPAPWEWVDCASSNRSPGSALKPFVFAMAMDDGLLSPSSLMADTPLSMAGRAPRNFDLRYRGPVSMAQALAQSLNVPAVRALRMVGVERFLHRLRNLGFKGLKEDGAHYGDSLILGGCEVSPLEMAQAYLTLASWCYRPLKFMEQEELESAQSPFSPESSYLTGSILTDRSRLSQEARRFLGEKASMAFKTGTSYGLRDAWAIGWNEVWTVVVWMGDPTGAPHPELVGLSAAVPMLVEVMAALGGSMPSAPDGVAQRTVCSLSGLPPNSACPHRTEAWFIDGVSPSSTCTLHRWRGGEIVTVLPPELDGLGEDKLPPFRIVSPLEGAVYVIPPWGEAPRVPLSVEGARGKVWWYVEGRFIGESEPSKPLFWTLSPGKHRIGALDSSGRSHWIRISASSWGSSK